A genomic region of Trichothermofontia sichuanensis B231 contains the following coding sequences:
- a CDS encoding manganese efflux pump MntP, producing the protein MELLIFTLVLSIDSFSAALALGFRRFSHRRALFFALSSGFSEGFAIFLGFLLGRIAENFIVNYDHWVAFFLLCAVGGHMCYQSYQEMRSSSPRETHAVKVHGLLKILFVSSVTSIDSLGVGVTLGLIGKPVALYSLVIGIGAFLSTYLGLFLAKRISGHLGEKVEFLGGVILILLGIKMLSI; encoded by the coding sequence TTGGAATTATTGATCTTTACATTGGTATTGAGTATCGATTCATTTTCTGCGGCTCTGGCTTTAGGATTTCGTCGCTTTTCTCATCGTCGGGCTTTATTCTTTGCCCTTAGTTCTGGCTTTTCTGAAGGATTTGCTATTTTTTTAGGATTTCTTCTAGGTCGCATTGCTGAAAATTTTATTGTTAACTACGATCATTGGGTGGCTTTTTTTCTCCTGTGTGCTGTGGGGGGGCACATGTGCTACCAGTCTTACCAGGAAATGCGATCGTCTAGCCCCCGCGAAACCCATGCAGTCAAAGTCCACGGCTTGTTGAAAATTCTGTTTGTATCCAGTGTGACCAGTATTGATTCTCTAGGCGTTGGGGTAACCCTTGGCTTGATCGGTAAACCCGTTGCATTATATTCCCTTGTCATTGGTATTGGGGCCTTTCTATCTACCTACCTTGGCCTATTTTTAGCGAAACGAATTTCAGGCCATTTGGGTGAAAAAGTTGAATTTCTGGGTGGCGTTATCTTGATTTTGCTTGGTATTAAAATGTTATCGATCTAA
- a CDS encoding NAD(P) transhydrogenase subunit alpha, whose translation MPEALITSLVVFVLAAFVGFEVINKVPPTLHTPLMSGANAISGIAVVGALLVAGARDWNLPVALGLLAVILATVNVVGGFLVTDRMLQMFKKKEVKA comes from the coding sequence ATGCCCGAAGCATTGATTACGAGTTTAGTTGTGTTTGTGCTGGCCGCCTTTGTGGGCTTTGAGGTGATTAACAAGGTGCCGCCGACCCTCCATACGCCGCTGATGTCCGGGGCGAATGCCATCTCCGGGATTGCGGTGGTGGGGGCACTACTGGTGGCGGGGGCGCGGGATTGGAACCTTCCCGTGGCCCTGGGCCTGTTAGCGGTGATCCTGGCCACGGTCAATGTGGTGGGGGGCTTCCTGGTCACCGATCGCATGTTGCAAATGTTTAAGAAGAAAGAGGTCAAGGCATGA
- a CDS encoding NAD(P)(+) transhydrogenase (Re/Si-specific) subunit beta — MSVLSTLNEFLPTGIQLSYLLAASLFIFGLKQLGSPATARQGNGLAAVGMAIAIIATLLDRQVVNYEMVLVGILIGSLIGLVIAKTVAMTDMPQMVGILNGLGGAASALIAIAEFWRLQGTASVPLDANLTICLGVLIGGVTFTGSLMAFAKLQGLITGAPITFPLQQPVNALLLAGFVVGSLYLLIHPYSLNVFWGLVAISLILGVLFVIPIGGADMPVVISLLNSYSGLAASAAGFILYNNMLIIAGALVGASGLILTNIMCKAMNRSLANVLFSAFGTSEGTAAAGAGGQTDRVVHTIDPEEGAMMLGYARSVVIVPGYGMAVAQAQHSVRELADQLERLGVDVKYAIHPVAGRMPGHMNVLLAEANVPYTQLYDMDDINPEFERVDVALVIGANDVVNPAAREDPSSPIYGMPILDVDRAQHTIVIKRGMSTGFAGVDNSLFYKDKTLMLFGNAKDMVSKLVAEVKQL; from the coding sequence ATGAGTGTCCTGAGCACCCTGAATGAATTTTTGCCGACTGGCATTCAACTGAGTTATTTGCTGGCTGCCTCTCTGTTTATTTTTGGTCTCAAGCAATTGGGTTCCCCGGCAACGGCGCGGCAGGGCAATGGACTTGCGGCGGTGGGGATGGCGATCGCGATCATTGCCACGTTGCTGGATCGGCAGGTGGTGAACTATGAAATGGTGCTGGTGGGGATTCTCATCGGCTCTCTGATTGGATTAGTGATTGCCAAAACCGTGGCGATGACTGATATGCCACAGATGGTGGGAATTCTCAATGGGTTAGGGGGGGCAGCCTCTGCCCTGATCGCCATTGCCGAGTTCTGGCGTTTACAGGGGACCGCTAGTGTTCCCTTGGATGCCAACCTGACCATCTGCCTGGGGGTTCTGATTGGGGGAGTCACCTTCACGGGTAGCCTGATGGCCTTTGCCAAACTCCAGGGACTCATTACCGGTGCGCCGATTACCTTCCCGTTGCAGCAGCCGGTGAATGCGCTTCTGCTGGCTGGGTTTGTGGTGGGCAGTCTCTACCTACTGATCCATCCCTACAGCTTGAACGTGTTCTGGGGGCTGGTGGCGATTTCCCTGATCCTGGGGGTTCTGTTTGTGATCCCGATCGGCGGGGCCGATATGCCGGTGGTGATTTCGCTGCTCAATTCCTATTCAGGGTTGGCAGCCAGTGCCGCCGGGTTCATTTTGTATAACAATATGCTGATCATTGCTGGGGCACTGGTGGGAGCGTCGGGGTTGATCCTGACCAACATTATGTGTAAGGCAATGAATCGATCGCTGGCCAATGTCCTGTTCAGTGCCTTTGGTACCAGTGAGGGAACTGCGGCAGCCGGCGCTGGGGGTCAAACCGATCGGGTGGTCCATACGATCGATCCGGAAGAAGGGGCGATGATGCTGGGCTATGCGCGATCGGTGGTGATTGTGCCCGGTTATGGGATGGCCGTAGCCCAGGCCCAGCATTCCGTGCGAGAACTGGCGGATCAACTGGAGCGTCTAGGGGTTGATGTTAAGTACGCGATTCACCCCGTCGCTGGACGGATGCCTGGTCACATGAATGTGCTACTGGCCGAAGCCAATGTCCCCTATACCCAGCTTTATGATATGGACGATATCAACCCGGAATTTGAACGGGTAGATGTGGCTCTGGTCATTGGGGCCAATGATGTGGTCAATCCGGCAGCCCGGGAAGATCCCAGTAGCCCGATTTATGGGATGCCTATCCTGGATGTCGATCGTGCCCAACATACGATCGTGATCAAGCGGGGGATGAGTACGGGCTTTGCTGGGGTGGATAATAGCCTGTTCTATAAGGACAAGACCTTGATGCTCTTTGGTAATGCCAAAGATATGGTTTCCAAGCTGGTTGCAGAAGTTAAGCAACTCTAG